The genomic segment GTGTATGGGTGGATGTCAATGGTGTTCTGCTTGCAAGAGATGGGTTTAGTTGGATCCTGACCCAGGTACTGGCCTTGCCCcttcaaaaaaaacaagttggGGTTGGTCCCGATCAGCACCAGGACCATGGAGACCTTGAATGCCTTGAGGGAGTTTATCCCCTGCAGCAAACACTTCATATCAGACTGGAGGGAAACCACGCAGTGTTCTGGGAAACTAGTGTAGTCGGGAAACAAGCCGACACTGGCGTTACCAGCCGTATTACCTGTGGCCAGCTGGGGCTTTGGGCACATCTTGGCACATACCGAAGAGGCAATACTAACTGCCTGGGGTCTGTTaggagcagaggaggtggaCACATCTGTGTAGGTCTGAGAGCACATCATGTTGTAAACGTTGTGGTACTCTGGGTACAGGGTCTTGGGAAGCTGTTTGAAGATGAGATCTGGGTCATCTACGCTCTTGCGAAAGACATGCAGCACCCGAATGTTGCTGTTGCAAGCGCACAGAACTGCATCTGCAGCACTTAAACCGGCACCTACAATTAAAACCGGATCAGAGTTCATATCCAGCTTTCTCAGGCCTACAGCCAACCCCAGGTCTGAGATACTGTGGAACACAAATGGAAGGTCCTCCCCCTCTACACCTAATCGAATCGGTGAATCTGACGCACCAGTGGCAAGAACCACATTCTCAGCAAATAGACAGAAGGGTACATGAGTGTCGTTCTGCACCTGCTGGTATCCCCTTACTTCCCAGAGAACCCCCCCTGCTCCATCGTCTACACACTCAACTCCACTACCCTCAAAGCCCTCATTTCTACCATCTCCCACCTGCACATCGCCTTCATCAGTTTGCCCATCATGCCCCCGGCAGAGTTTCTGGACGGAGGTCACATAGGTGTTGTCAACAAAATTCTTTTGGAGGCCCTTTAGCTGCACATAGTTACGGTAATAGGATGAGATCTCCTCTGGGGTTGCTCTGTCACTGGTTACATCCctggggagaggagggagacaatgAGGAACAAGGTGGCACAGAATTGAACTGAAGCGTGAGCCATGTCCTTGCCCCTTGTCTTTACCTGCGTTTCCCATTGGTCAAGTCTCTGTAGTTGACTCCGGGAAGCTCCATCCAGATGCCAAGACTAATAGTCAACATGGAGCCTTCCATTCCCTGAGGAGGGAAAAGAGGTTTAGAAGATTGAAaggattaaaagaaaatataaaggTAGGGTTTGGAAGACTAAACCTTGTAGCTTACATGCCAGGCACCTCCAGGTGTTGCCCTCCCCAGCACCAGATGTGGGAGGTGTTGCTGCTTGTCCCGCCTCCACTGAAGGACAGGAGGGAACTCATAGCCATAGTCAGCATTGGGGTGCAGCAGTGTGTCAAAAAGCACAGCCACTGGATTCCCTGACCTCCCCTCAAGACCTTCACTCAAATACTCCAGATCCTGTTGGAAAATTTccacataaataataaacttaataataAACTATTAATACTGCACTTTTCCacacaaagttacaaagtgctttacaaagaTAAAATATGACGAGATAGATATAAGCAGtcaataatataaatacaataaaacaggACATGTTTGATGAAAACGGTGAACTAGAATTAAGAAAAAACTCTACTAAAAAGATAAGTTTTTGGGACGTGTATGGCATGCCAAAGCCCCTGTGATGTCATGTGTACACATTCAAGTAATGTGTACTACTCTTTACCTGTTCAGTGATGGGCAGATGCTTGGTCTCCTGCAGTTTCCTGTACAGTATTGGGTTTGGGTGGACAGTTGCCGTGTCTAGGTAGGGTTTGTATCCACTCAGCAGGTAGGACAGACAAATACCCGATGGCCCGTTGcctgaaaaacaaatccaagtTTAGTAAATGGTGGATTAGTATCAAAACGGTGCTCACAGTATGCAAGGGCAAAACGTTATAAAGACCTATAATGACAACAGGGACAGTGGGTGGGTGCTCTTGTGGCAGAGTGGTCTCTTCCAGGAGAGGCATGGCTGCAACCTGGGCCAGAGCCGGCTCTGAGGAGGAACAAAAAGGCAGAATTATAAAGAAAGATCTTGTCTGAAGCTGTGCATGCCATATTTAGCTAAAATCAACATGGTTCCGATTATTTGAACATGTTCAAACTGGCTTGCTGTCTTTTTGTCTGCCGGTGTTGTTGTCCAACATTAGGTTAGATCCTGTCTCCATCCACCATCGTCAGCTGACTCAGAACCAGCCATTGAGGGGGGGACCTTTATTCATCCTATTATTGTGCTTCCACAAACAGCCATGaccctccctgtctgtctgggGCTTCACACACGTGGAAACACCgcaccacaacacaacatacCCCCGGCTTTTGTCCTCGCCGTCCCGCCAACGTCCACACCCCCCCTGTCCTATCAAACACAACGCTTCCTAAACAAAGGGATGTTCCAATCAGATTTATGTAGGCTCAGGTCTGTTGTGAAATGTTGTCAGTGAGcatgtgtagtgtgtgtttgtgtgttacccGACAGTGCCATTGTGTGCCCGCCGGGCAGCAAATCCCCTGTGATCACTCCTCCCGAGTGGGCCCTAATCCCACTGGGCCTGTTTATGTCTTTACCGCCCCTTTCAATGGCAGCAGGATGAGAATGTGGCCCTGGCATGCTGACAGACCAAACTATCAGAGCTCCTCCCCCCTTatacccaccaccaccaccaacacaaccaacacacacactcccgccAAAACAACCCACCACCTACTGCAAGCATTGCCCACTT from the Limanda limanda chromosome 11, fLimLim1.1, whole genome shotgun sequence genome contains:
- the osgin2 gene encoding oxidative stress-induced growth inhibitor 2, with protein sequence MPLLEETTLPQEHPPTVPVVIIGNGPSGICLSYLLSGYKPYLDTATVHPNPILYRKLQETKHLPITEQDLEYLSEGLEGRSGNPVAVLFDTLLHPNADYGYEFPPVLQWRRDKQQHLPHLVLGRATPGGAWHGMEGSMLTISLGIWMELPGVNYRDLTNGKRRDVTSDRATPEEISSYYRNYVQLKGLQKNFVDNTYVTSVQKLCRGHDGQTDEGDVQVGDGRNEGFEGSGVECVDDGAGGVLWEVRGYQQVQNDTHVPFCLFAENVVLATGASDSPIRLGVEGEDLPFVFHSISDLGLAVGLRKLDMNSDPVLIVGAGLSAADAVLCACNSNIRVLHVFRKSVDDPDLIFKQLPKTLYPEYHNVYNMMCSQTYTDVSTSSAPNRPQAVSIASSVCAKMCPKPQLATGNTAGNASVGLFPDYTSFPEHCVVSLQSDMKCLLQGINSLKAFKVSMVLVLIGTNPNLFFLKGQGQYLGQDPTKPISCKQNTIDIHPYTFECTKEPGLFAMGPLVGDNFVRFLKGGALGIASCLLKRLKKKGKLISSGGNNFI